Proteins found in one Hevea brasiliensis isolate MT/VB/25A 57/8 chromosome 18, ASM3005281v1, whole genome shotgun sequence genomic segment:
- the LOC110640933 gene encoding pentatricopeptide repeat-containing protein At1g63330: MIMAHRSILPTTWRSFHLQLQRPLGTIQSPHLFFFTNSFHSSIPNSTATHQDARLFRRKFISVSFTHLDDALASFNHVIHMHPLPSRVQFNRFLSALVRMKLYHTVVSLSKTIELLGISHNVYSLSILINCFCHLRLVEFGFSVLGKILKFGFEPDIVIFTTLINGFGVKGKIDQAVDFFDDMVAGGYQPDVCTYNVIVNGLCKFGKIDVAIELLKEMVERGCEPDTATYTAIIDALCKDKLAVEALDMFSQMRNKGISPNVITYTSLIHGLFKLGKQNQALALLNEMVRNKISPDVYTFNVLIDILCKEGMVFEAQNTFKIMIQRGVEPNVVTYSSLIDGLCISDQWKESLALLKEMVGRNISPNVFTFSILIDTLFKKGLVSNAQNVIKIMIQRGVEPCVVTYNSLMDGYCLCNQIDKARKVFNLLVTNGIVDVFSYNILINGYCNSKRIDEAKQLFDEMPQKGLVPDTVTCNTLIKGLWQAGRPWIAQELFKNMCFHGQQPDIITISTVLDGLCKQGDLDEALALFKVMEKSWLKPDRMIYNIVIDGMCKVGKLNDAKEIFSRLFENGLQPDVYTYTSIIKGLSKEGLLAEAYKVFREMKEGGCLPDNCCYNVIIQGFLRHKDVPKASELIDEMVDKGFSADATTTELLVSLLPNDNLILRKLRNHCEGSKGVDVE; this comes from the coding sequence ATGATAATGGCGCACCGAAGCATTTTGCCGACTACTTGGAGGAGCTTCCACCTTCAACTGCAAAGGCCATTGGGTACCATTCAATCTCCACACCTATTCTTCTTTACCAATTCTTTCCATTCTTCTATTCCTAATTCCACTGCCACACATCAAGATGCACGTTTGTTCAGACGTAAATTCATTTCTGTTTCTTTTACCCACCTTGATGATGCCTTAGCTTCCTTTAATCACGTTATTCATATGCATCCTCTGCCTTCTAGGGTTCAATTTAATCGATTTTTGTCTGCTCTTGTGAGAATGAAACTGTATCACACTGTCGTGTCCTTGTCCAAAACAATTGAATTGCTAGGGATCTCACACAATGTCTATTCTCTTAGCATCTTGATTAATTGCTTCTGCCATTTACGCCTTGTGGAATTTGGATTCTCTGTTTTGGGGAAAATCCTCAAATTTGGATTCGAGCCTGACATTGTGATATTTACTACCTTAATTAATGGATTCGGTGTAAAGGGTAAGATCGATCAAGCAGTCGACTTTTTCGATGATATGGTCGCTGGAGGTTATCAACCTGATGTTTGTACTTACAATGTGATAGTAAATGGACTGTGTAAATTTGGGAAAATAGATGTGGCTATTGAGTTGTTGAAAGAaatggttgagagaggttgtgAGCCAGACACCGCGACATACACTGCAATAATCGATGCCCTATGCAAGGATAAGCTAGCTGTTGAGGCTTTAGACATGTTCTCCCAAATGAGAAATAAAGGCATCTCACCTAATGTCATCACATACACCAGCTTAATTCATGGTCTTTTCAAATTAGGCAAACAAAATcaagctttggccttgttgaatGAAATGGTAAGGAATAAAATATCACCAGACGTTTATACCTTCAATGTGTTGATTGATATTCTTTGTAAGGAAGGAATGGTTTTTGAGGCTCAAAATACATTTAAAATAATGATTCAAAGAGGTGTAGAGCCTAATGTGGTCACATACAGCTCCTTAATTGATGGCCTTTGCATTTCAGACCAATGGAAGGAATCTTTAGCCTTGTTGAAAGAAATGGTGGGGCGGAACATATCCCCTAATGTTTTTACCTTTAGTATATTGATTGACACTCTTTTTAAGAAAGGATTGGTTTCAAATGCTCAAAACGTAATCAAGATAATGATTCAAAGAGGTGTGGAACCTTGTGTTGTGACTTACAATTCATTGATGGATGGATATTGTCTATGCAACCAAATTGATAAAGCTAGAAAAGTATTTAACCTTTtggtaactaatggaatagttgATGTTTTTAGCTACAACATTTTGATTAATGGATACTGCAATAGCAAAAGGATAGATGAAGCAAAGCAACTTTTTGATGAAATGCCTCAAAAGGGTTTAGTTCCTGACACCGTCACTTGTAATACTCTTATAAAAGGCTTGTGGCAAGCAGGGAGGCCTTGGATTGCACAAGAACTTTTTAAAAACATGTGCTTTCATGGTCAACAGCCAGATATAATAACCATCTCAACTGTGCTTGATGGCTTGTGCAAACAGGGGGATCTTGATGAGGCACTCGCACTATTTAAAGTAATGGAAAAGAGTTGGTTGAAGCCTGATCGTATGATCTATAACATTGTAATTGATGGTATGTGCAAAGTTGGGAAGCTTAATGATGCCAAGGAAATATTTTCTAGGCTTTTTGAAAATGGATTACAGCCTGATGTTTATACATATACTTCAATAATAAAAGGACTTAGCAAAGAAGGATTACTAGCCGAAGCATACAAGGTTTTTAGAGAAATGAAAGAGGGTGGATGTTTACCGGATAATTGCTGTTATAATGTGATTATTCAAGGGTTTCTCAGGCACAAGGATGTACCAAAAGCATCAGAACTTATTGATGAAATGGTTGATAAGGGATTCTCTGCAGATGCCACGACCACTGAATTGTTAGTAAGTTTATTGCCAAATGACAATCTCATTTTGAGAAAGCTAC